The following nucleotide sequence is from Actinomycetota bacterium.
CAACGGCGAGCTCGTGGACGGCGAGCTCACGAAGATGGACGACCTGGCGAATCCGGACAAGGTGGGAACGAACAGCATCGGGATGCTCGAGGGCGACATGCCCGACTGGGTCATGATCAACCTGGGCATCGACCCGACGGAGTCCGGGCCGGAGGAGTGGCGCGAGGCCGCCGACTGGCTCCGGATGCAGCAGGAGTCCGGGACCGTGCGGGCGTACTACGGAAACGACTATCTCCCCGAGATGCAACAGGGCAATCTCAATGCCGGGATGGCGTGGTCGGGCGACGTCCTGTACTCGAACGTCTGGCTCGGGATCGACGTGCACTTCGTATTCCCCGAGGGTGGTGCGCTCCTGTGGATCGACAACATGATGGTCCCGGCCGCCGCTCAGAACCCCGTTGGCGCGATGGAGGTAATGGACTTCTATTACGACCCCGAGAACGCCACGAAGCTGACGGAATGGGTGCTGTACATGTCGCCGGTCCCGGAAACACAACGTCTGATCGAGCAAGACGCTGCACGCGCAGAGGAGCAAGGGTTCAAGGGCTACGCGAACAAGCTCTACCAGACGGCTCGCAGCGAGTTCCTGTACCCGAGCGACGAGTTCATCTCGAGGACGTCGTTCGGGCGCGACCTGCGGACGCAGGAGGAGACGGAGGAGTGGGACTCGATCTTCCTGCCCATCTCGCAAGGCTGATCCGAACGGGCGCTCCGGCGTGACGACGCAAGCCGTCGACACACCGGAGCGCGCCGAGGAGGCCCAGAGCCGAAGGCTCAGCGCTCGCCGCCGCCTCGTCCCGTACTTCCTGTTGACGCCCGGTGGGCTGTATCTCACCGTCTTCTTCCTGATCCCGCTGGCGATCATGGTCTACACGTCGTTGCAGAGCGGTGGGCTCCTCGCCGGCGGCTTCTCGTTCACGTGGGAGTTCGGCAACTACGCGGATGTCCTGGGCCAGTACGAGCGGCAGTTCATCAGGTCGATCCAGTACTCGGCGATCGTGACCGCCGTGGCGCTGATCCTCGCGTATCCGCTCGCGTACTGGATCGCGTTCTACGGAGACAAATGGAAGACGTCGTTGCTGCTGTTGATCCTGGCGCCGTTCTTCGTTTCGTTCATCATCCGCACGATCCAGTGGAAGTTCATCGTCGGCGACCACGGGCCGCTTCTTGGTTTCCTGAAGGCTGTCGGGCTCCTCCCTGACGAATTCCGCCTGTTGGCGACGCCGTTCGCGGTTATCGCGGGCATCACCTACAGCTTCCTGCCGTTCACGGCGTTGCCTCTCTACGTCTCGCTCGAGCGCATCGACAAACGTCTGGTCGAAGCGGCGAAGGACCTCTACGCGAGCCGGTGGCAGGCATTCCGCCGCGTGGTGTGGCCGCTATCGCTACCCGGTGTGTTCGCGGCGTTCCTGCTGACGTTCGTTCCCGCGACGGGCGACTACGTGAACGCCGACGTGCTGGGCGGGCCGGGCACCACGATGATCGGCAACA
It contains:
- a CDS encoding spermidine/putrescine ABC transporter substrate-binding protein, producing the protein MTERGDRIVDPAMMHEVMRRRLTRRSVLKGAGTGIAGFSLASFLAACGGGDGGTGGDGGNGGLDVGQIYSGEPGDLVNFANWPAYMDQAKNNEGEVFHPTLRTFTQQTGIQVNYEDVINDNAEFFGRLQPLLAAGDDPGWDIIVITNGRYFTTLVANNWVYPLDPDRRPNFDTNAASWAKDPFYDPGNTHGMPWQSGITGIFYNGELVDGELTKMDDLANPDKVGTNSIGMLEGDMPDWVMINLGIDPTESGPEEWREAADWLRMQQESGTVRAYYGNDYLPEMQQGNLNAGMAWSGDVLYSNVWLGIDVHFVFPEGGALLWIDNMMVPAAAQNPVGAMEVMDFYYDPENATKLTEWVLYMSPVPETQRLIEQDAARAEEQGFKGYANKLYQTARSEFLYPSDEFISRTSFGRDLRTQEETEEWDSIFLPISQG
- a CDS encoding ABC transporter permease, encoding MTTQAVDTPERAEEAQSRRLSARRRLVPYFLLTPGGLYLTVFFLIPLAIMVYTSLQSGGLLAGGFSFTWEFGNYADVLGQYERQFIRSIQYSAIVTAVALILAYPLAYWIAFYGDKWKTSLLLLILAPFFVSFIIRTIQWKFIVGDHGPLLGFLKAVGLLPDEFRLLATPFAVIAGITYSFLPFTALPLYVSLERIDKRLVEAAKDLYASRWQAFRRVVWPLSLPGVFAAFLLTFVPATGDYVNADVLGGPGTTMIGNIIQTKFLTELNYPDAAALSVILMVAMLVLATLYARILGTEDVQRAAGAQA